One region of uncultured Methanolobus sp. genomic DNA includes:
- a CDS encoding PGF-pre-PGF domain-containing protein: MKKTYKNSIKISLAVTLIISFICIGLSGASPSIITDPSEPVSLEAGESVEVSLSVDQLPDGLSGYKLTVVLDETAVATIESVSFPSWVTLDRVSELPDSSVSLKAMDLQRKVQKGSKDTKLVTITLKGLSGGSTGITVTESMFEADMKYADEDESSQSSSPSAGGGSGSGSTTGENYENIAYKGVLSEFVSKNNMTSYEFDDEQNAIEYIRFQALRNWGKISSTIEMLHNRSALVDVDAPDTVYCNVNMWIGESGFSSSGNIEDSVVGFRVEKRWIEENNIDRDTIRLCRYSSGSWNDLDTRMTSEDDRYIHFEADTPGFSPFAIVGAPVKNTTTEELRSTEESLEDSNLPEEEVPVETKSDFSNLTIIGSMSILLIGGCAGYLIYRKRS; encoded by the coding sequence TTGAAAAAAACATACAAAAACAGTATAAAAATATCATTAGCAGTTACTCTCATTATCTCATTCATCTGCATAGGGCTTTCGGGTGCTTCACCCTCTATTATAACCGACCCTTCAGAACCCGTATCCCTGGAAGCGGGGGAAAGCGTAGAAGTATCCTTGAGTGTGGATCAATTACCCGACGGACTTTCTGGCTATAAACTGACTGTGGTACTGGACGAAACGGCAGTTGCAACAATAGAATCTGTCAGCTTCCCATCCTGGGTTACTCTGGATAGAGTTTCAGAACTTCCTGATTCCTCGGTGAGTCTCAAAGCTATGGATCTTCAAAGAAAAGTACAGAAAGGTTCTAAGGATACGAAACTGGTTACAATTACCTTGAAAGGCCTTTCAGGCGGTTCAACCGGTATCACCGTGACGGAATCTATGTTTGAAGCCGATATGAAATATGCTGACGAAGATGAAAGTTCGCAATCCTCATCCCCTTCCGCCGGTGGAGGCAGTGGCAGTGGTAGTACTACCGGTGAAAACTACGAGAATATCGCATACAAGGGCGTCCTTTCTGAGTTTGTTTCGAAAAATAACATGACCTCCTATGAATTCGATGATGAGCAGAATGCCATTGAATACATCAGATTCCAGGCTCTCAGAAACTGGGGAAAGATATCCTCTACAATTGAAATGCTGCATAACAGGTCTGCACTTGTTGATGTGGACGCACCGGACACGGTGTACTGTAACGTCAATATGTGGATTGGAGAATCAGGTTTCTCAAGTTCAGGCAACATTGAGGATTCTGTTGTAGGATTCAGGGTTGAAAAGAGATGGATTGAAGAGAACAACATAGATAGGGATACTATCAGGCTGTGCAGATACTCCAGTGGATCCTGGAACGATCTTGATACCAGAATGACAAGTGAGGATGACAGGTATATTCACTTTGAAGCCGACACGCCGGGATTCTCACCGTTTGCAATCGTTGGTGCTCCTGTTAAAAATACAACTACCGAAGAGTTGAGAAGCACTGAAGAATCTCTGGAAGATAGTAATCTGCCGGAAGAAGAGGTTCCTGTCGAAACAAAGAGCGACTTCAGCAACCTGACGATTATCGGATCAATGTCGATATTGCTGATTGGAGGATGTGCAGGATATCTGATTTACAGGAAACGAAGTTGA
- a CDS encoding leucine-rich repeat protein, translated as MKQNIIKNWIMVSMVLLLMLSLVGIVSAHNVTISRTITPSTVNTGESFDVIIDLNITGSLGGSNMATVTENYSENDWTISNITADAAFTKYIDGTPGMYQWGTGLSSLPLGSYQISYTMTVPSGETSGDYTIEGYYEDVDHSDDDDLSDPKVLTKGDSIVTIDGGVLNIYSTAMGNTNPGAPDPGIPGFVGPNGDGKTEFGTVNPIFITWASSLVDYTPANQEIDTGFTTTTRPLGPVTGDNLDIISLGDLDQDQINAGELPGSATLGFDLPIGNGEGPDFAVFENGFLSGSVGNIFAEFAYVEVSTDGGVFARFPSKFLASGEGEVGGYGNGDPTYVYNLAGKHVNAYGDSWGTPFDLSTLEQAPEVLNGSVDLNSINYVRLVDIPGSGDFKDSLGNSIYDAWVTWGTGGFDLEAVGVINVGVVDAPVANFTADVTSGIAPLTVQFNDESTGVIILDYAWDFNDDGIVDSTLQNPEFTYETAGTYTVSLTVSNTGGSSTETKTDYIVSVLPDSPVAYFSVDMTSGAAPLTVQFTDLTTNKPISWAWDFESDGIIDSHEQNPSWTYDTTGNYTVTLTASNLVASDTVTRINLTSVINLPPMADFSADSFVTLIGHSVQFTDLSTNSPTSWQWDFNNDGVVDSTMQNPNYTYTTAGTYTVNLTVSNPAGSGDEVKSDYIVVWEQASPASNFTYTSDGSSVTITKYTGSDSIVIIPAEIEGLPVTTVGSRTFQGCSALTTVIIPDSVTTIGSYAFQSCSGLTTVIIPDSVTTIGSYAFQSCSGLATVIIPDSVTSIATSAFQDCSTLTAIDVDPDNSVYASVDGILYDKDLTSLIQCPSGKTGSVTIPDSIISFGDRAFYGCTGLTSVTIPDGVTTIGDYPFYGCSGLTSLTIPDSVPSIGASAFFRCTNLTSLTIGNSVISIGNFAFKDCSALTSVTIPDSVTGIGIGAFRSCSALTSVTIGSGVKSISSSVFSSCPSLNTIDVDTDNSVYASIDGVLYDKKLTTLIQCPSGKTGSITIPDSVTSIGTTALSDCALTAFEVDNDNSVYSSIDGILYDKDITTLIQCPSEKTGSVIIPDSVTSIGNSAFAGCSGLTTLSIPDNVTSIGTRAFRDCTALTSVTIPDSVTSVASNVFRSCTALTSVTIPDSVTSIDGTAFYGCTGLTSMIIPGSVTDIGASAFYGCTNLTSLTFMGNAPSSVNRNWAYGATTDLVAYYHPGATGFTTPTWEGVSCYPILPVLSFVPVDAEVIDGQTTEIVISVDSLPDGLSGYELTVDIGDPAIAEIVGIEYPDWVSISDNSSLPNGSIYIKAVDGNNAIEAGAENVVLATLTVNGKDMGTTNFTLGVKRLDDDTGAEINATLEIGTLEVTRTPIPGHTNSPRDLDGDGLYEDLTGDGVCSFVDVEVLFYQMDWIEANMPSKVDYNGNGRVDFDDVVALFDMV; from the coding sequence ATGAAACAAAACATAATCAAAAACTGGATCATGGTAAGCATGGTCCTGTTGCTGATGCTATCCCTTGTGGGCATAGTTTCGGCGCATAATGTAACGATTAGCAGAACAATAACACCAAGCACTGTCAATACAGGTGAATCTTTTGATGTAATCATCGACCTTAATATCACAGGTAGCCTTGGCGGTAGCAATATGGCCACGGTAACGGAAAACTATTCCGAGAACGACTGGACTATCAGCAATATCACCGCAGATGCAGCTTTCACGAAATATATCGACGGTACTCCAGGCATGTACCAGTGGGGTACCGGACTGAGTTCACTGCCACTAGGCAGTTACCAGATATCCTACACAATGACTGTGCCATCCGGTGAAACCTCTGGTGATTACACTATTGAAGGTTATTATGAGGATGTTGATCATTCTGATGACGATGATCTTTCAGATCCGAAGGTCCTTACTAAAGGTGATAGCATTGTGACTATCGACGGGGGCGTTCTCAATATTTATTCAACAGCAATGGGAAATACTAATCCCGGAGCGCCTGACCCTGGAATTCCAGGATTTGTAGGCCCCAACGGTGATGGTAAGACCGAGTTCGGTACTGTGAACCCTATATTTATAACCTGGGCCAGCTCGCTCGTGGACTACACTCCAGCTAACCAGGAGATCGATACAGGATTTACTACCACCACTAGGCCCCTTGGTCCGGTGACCGGTGATAACTTAGATATAATCAGTCTGGGAGACCTCGATCAAGATCAGATAAATGCAGGTGAACTACCGGGGTCAGCGACTCTCGGGTTCGACTTACCTATAGGTAACGGCGAAGGACCGGACTTCGCAGTTTTTGAGAACGGTTTCCTTTCAGGCAGTGTAGGAAATATATTTGCAGAGTTCGCTTATGTGGAAGTATCCACTGATGGCGGCGTTTTTGCACGCTTCCCGTCAAAATTCCTGGCTTCAGGTGAGGGGGAAGTAGGAGGATATGGAAACGGAGACCCTACTTATGTATACAATCTAGCAGGGAAGCACGTCAATGCTTATGGCGATTCCTGGGGCACACCCTTTGATCTGAGCACCCTTGAGCAGGCACCCGAAGTGCTGAATGGGAGCGTTGACCTAAACTCCATCAACTACGTCCGTCTCGTGGATATTCCGGGCAGTGGAGACTTCAAGGATTCTCTGGGCAACTCCATCTATGATGCCTGGGTAACCTGGGGTACAGGTGGATTTGACTTAGAGGCAGTTGGTGTCATAAACGTTGGTGTGGTTGATGCACCAGTGGCTAACTTCACCGCCGATGTGACCTCTGGAATCGCACCGCTTACAGTACAGTTCAATGATGAGAGTACTGGTGTAATAATACTTGACTATGCCTGGGATTTCAATGACGATGGGATTGTGGACTCAACCTTACAGAACCCCGAGTTCACCTATGAGACTGCCGGTACATACACTGTCTCATTGACGGTATCTAACACCGGTGGATCGAGCACCGAAACCAAGACCGATTACATCGTCTCAGTCCTGCCGGACTCACCTGTAGCCTATTTCTCAGTAGATATGACCAGTGGCGCCGCTCCGCTGACTGTGCAGTTCACTGATCTTACTACCAACAAACCAATCAGCTGGGCCTGGGACTTCGAGTCCGATGGCATAATCGACTCACACGAGCAGAATCCCTCCTGGACATATGATACCACTGGTAACTATACAGTGACTCTGACCGCCTCTAATCTGGTGGCTTCGGATACTGTCACCAGGATCAATCTTACCTCCGTAATAAATTTGCCACCGATGGCTGATTTCTCAGCTGATTCGTTTGTTACTTTAATAGGACACAGTGTACAGTTCACTGACCTGTCTACGAACTCTCCTACCTCCTGGCAATGGGACTTCAACAATGACGGTGTAGTTGACAGTACGATGCAGAATCCGAACTACACATATACTACCGCAGGAACATACACTGTCAACCTTACAGTGAGCAACCCTGCAGGAAGTGGTGATGAAGTCAAGAGCGACTACATCGTCGTGTGGGAGCAGGCATCTCCGGCCAGTAATTTTACCTACACAAGCGACGGCAGTTCTGTCACCATCACTAAATACACCGGCTCGGATAGTATTGTCATAATACCCGCGGAGATAGAGGGGTTGCCGGTGACCACCGTTGGCTCCAGGACGTTCCAAGGTTGCTCTGCTCTGACCACAGTGATCATCCCCGACAGCGTTACAACCATTGGGAGTTACGCATTCCAGAGTTGCTCCGGTTTGACTACAGTGATCATCCCCGACAGCGTCACAACCATTGGGAGTTACGCATTCCAGAGTTGCTCCGGTTTGGCTACAGTGATTATCCCCGACAGCGTCACCAGTATCGCCACCAGCGCGTTCCAAGATTGCTCCACTCTGACCGCGATAGATGTCGATCCCGACAACAGTGTGTACGCCAGTGTCGACGGAATCCTGTACGACAAGGATCTCACATCGTTGATACAATGTCCCTCAGGAAAAACCGGTTCTGTAACCATCCCCGACAGTATCATATCCTTCGGCGACCGTGCATTCTACGGCTGCACCGGCCTTACCTCTGTGACTATCCCGGACGGCGTCACCACCATCGGCGACTATCCGTTCTACGGCTGCTCCGGCCTGACATCATTGACCATCCCCGACAGTGTCCCCAGTATCGGTGCCAGCGCATTCTTCAGATGCACCAACCTGACCTCGTTGACCATAGGAAACAGTGTCATCAGCATCGGTAATTTTGCGTTCAAGGACTGCTCTGCTCTGACCTCTGTGACCATTCCGGACAGTGTCACCGGCATCGGCATTGGTGCTTTCCGAAGCTGCTCTGCATTGACCTCTGTGACCATCGGCAGTGGAGTAAAGTCAATAAGCAGTTCCGTTTTCTCTAGTTGCCCCTCCTTGAATACGATCGATGTTGATACCGATAACAGTGTGTACGCCAGCATCGACGGCGTCCTGTACGACAAGAAACTCACAACGTTGATACAATGTCCATCTGGCAAAACCGGTTCAATAACCATCCCCGACAGCGTCACCAGCATCGGTACCACTGCTCTCAGTGATTGTGCTCTGACCGCGTTTGAGGTCGATAATGATAACAGTGTGTATTCCAGTATCGATGGAATTCTGTACGACAAGGACATCACAACGTTGATACAATGTCCTTCAGAAAAGACTGGTTCTGTGATCATCCCTGATAGCGTCACCAGCATTGGCAATTCTGCTTTCGCTGGTTGCTCCGGTCTGACCACGTTGAGCATTCCCGACAATGTCACCAGTATCGGTACCCGTGCGTTCCGCGACTGTACCGCCCTGACCTCTGTGACCATCCCCGACAGCGTCACCAGCGTTGCTTCCAATGTGTTCCGCAGTTGCACTGCTCTGACCTCTGTGACCATCCCTGACAGCGTCACCAGCATTGATGGTACTGCGTTCTACGGCTGCACCGGCCTTACCTCAATGATCATCCCAGGCAGCGTCACCGACATTGGTGCCAGTGCGTTCTACGGCTGCACCAACCTGACCTCGCTGACGTTCATGGGCAATGCTCCTTCTTCAGTGAACAGAAATTGGGCGTATGGAGCGACTACTGATCTGGTAGCTTACTACCATCCGGGTGCCACCGGCTTCACCACGCCTACCTGGGAGGGTGTTTCATGCTACCCGATTCTTCCGGTACTATCCTTCGTGCCTGTGGATGCTGAAGTAATCGATGGCCAGACCACCGAGATTGTCATCAGCGTAGACTCACTGCCAGATGGTCTTTCAGGCTATGAGCTTACCGTGGATATCGGCGACCCGGCAATTGCCGAGATAGTAGGCATCGAATATCCTGACTGGGTATCCATTTCCGACAACTCCAGTCTGCCAAACGGTTCTATCTACATAAAGGCAGTTGACGGAAACAATGCGATAGAAGCAGGTGCAGAGAACGTCGTACTTGCAACTCTCACTGTTAACGGAAAAGACATGGGAACTACAAACTTCACTCTTGGTGTCAAAAGGCTTGACGACGACACAGGTGCAGAGATCAATGCTACACTTGAGATTGGAACCCTCGAGGTCACCAGAACACCGATTCCAGGTCATACTAACTCTCCCCGTGACCTTGACGGTGATGGACTCTACGAGGATCTCACAGGCGACGGTGTCTGCAGTTTCGTGGACGTAGAAGTACTATTCTACCAGATGGACTGGATAGAGGCAAACATGCCATCAAAGGTTGATTACAACGGCAATGGCAGGGTTGACTTCGATGATGTGGTAGCCCTGTTCGATATGGTGTGA
- a CDS encoding leucine-rich repeat protein: MKQNIIKHGIMVSMVLLLMLSLVGIVSAHNVTISRTITPSTVNTGESFDVIIDLNLTGTLGGSNMATVTENYSENDWTISNITADAAFTKYIDGTPGMYQWGTGLNSLPLGSYQISYTMTVPSDETSGDYTIEGYYEDVDHSDDDDLSDPKVLTTGDSIVTIDGGVLNIYSTAMGNTNPGAPDPGIPGFVGPNGDGKTDCGAVNPTFITWASTVVDYSPANQEMDSGFANPGRALGPVTGDNFDIVSLGDLDQDQINAGELSGSVTLGFDLPIANGEGPDLAVFENGFMVSDTDRVFAELGYVEVSTDGIVFARFPSVYQASGEVGGYGNVDPTYVYNLVGKHVNAYGDSWGTPFDLNNLAQAPEVLNGSVDLNSINYVRIVDIPGSGDFKDSRGKPIYDAWVTTGSGGLDLEAVGVINIGVVSAPVANFTADVTSGIAPLTVQFNDESTGVILGYSWDFNDDGIVDSTSQNPEFTYETAGTYTASLTVSNTGGSSTETKADYIVSVLPDSPVADFSVDVNSGAAPLTVQFTDLTTNNPISWDWDFESDGIIDSHEQNPSWTYDTAGNYTVTLTASNLVDSDTVTRVNLTSVVNLPPMADFSADPLITLIGHSVQFTDLSTNSPTSWQWDFNNDGVVDSTMQNPNYTYTTAGTYTVNLTVSNPAGSGDEVKSDYIVVWERASPASNFTYTSDGGSVTITKYVGADGIVIIPAKIEGLPVTTIGARAFRDCSGLTTVIIPDSVTTIGDYAFQGCSGLTTATIPDSVTTISKYAFRKCSALTTVTIGSGVTTIGSSAFRDCSGLTTVTIPDSVTTIDTSAFQDCSGLTTVTIGSGVTSIGGVTSRSTFVFSGCSALTVIDVDTDNIAYTSIDGILYSKDVTSLIRCTSGKTGSISVPKGVTTIGDYAFFGCAAMTTVDIPDSVTSIGTHAFSDCSALTAINVNIDNSVYSSTDGILYNKNITTLIRCPTGKTDSVTIPDGVTTIDSDAFYSCSGLTSVTIPDGVTTIGPYAFYSCSGLTTVIIPDSVTTIGHYTFYACSGLTSVTIPDGVTTVDTCTFSSCTNLTSVNIGSGVTSIGFWSFRGCSGLITLTIPDNVTSIGSSAFEGCTDLSSLTIGNSVITIDSSAFKGCSALTSVDIGNNVTTIGSKAFWGCNALPSVTIPDSVTEISDSAFQGCSALTSVDIGNNVTTIGMSAFRYCTALPSVAIPCNVTDISSSAYSDCPALAAINVDTNNSVYASIDGILYDKDITTLILCPLGKTDSVTIPDSVTSIGDGAFYGCSGLTSLTLGNNVTSIGTNALRDCSALTSMTIGNNVTSIGSYAFRGCIGLTSMTLPDAITEISSIFYGCNNLSSVILPNSVTEIGNSAFRGCSGLTSLTIPENVTEIGSYAFRDCPNLTSLVFTGNAPSSVNSRAFRDSTNVVAYYQPSATGFTTPEWEGIPCYPILPVLSFVPEEAEVIDGQTTEIVISVDSLPGGLSGYELTVDIDDPAIAEIVDVSYPDWVSISDNSSLPNGSIYIKAVDGNNAIEAGAEDVVLATLTVTGKDMGTTNFTLGVKRLDDDIGSQINATLEIGTLEVTRTPIPGHTNSPRDLDGDGLYEDLTGDGVCSFVDVEVLFYQMDWIEANMPSKVDYNGNGRVDFDDVVALFDMV; encoded by the coding sequence ATGAAACAAAACATAATCAAACACGGGATCATGGTAAGCATGGTCCTGTTGCTGATGCTATCCCTTGTGGGCATAGTTTCGGCGCATAATGTAACGATTAGCAGAACAATAACACCAAGCACTGTCAATACAGGTGAATCTTTTGATGTAATCATCGACCTCAATCTCACAGGCACCCTTGGCGGTAGCAATATGGCCACGGTAACGGAAAACTATTCCGAGAACGACTGGACTATCAGCAATATCACCGCAGATGCAGCTTTCACGAAATATATCGACGGTACTCCAGGCATGTACCAGTGGGGTACCGGACTGAATTCACTGCCACTAGGCAGTTACCAGATATCCTACACAATGACTGTGCCATCCGATGAAACCTCTGGTGATTACACTATTGAAGGGTATTATGAGGATGTTGATCATTCTGATGACGATGATCTTTCAGATCCGAAGGTCCTTACTACAGGTGATAGCATTGTGACTATCGACGGGGGCGTTCTCAATATTTATTCAACAGCAATGGGAAATACTAATCCCGGAGCGCCTGATCCTGGAATTCCAGGATTTGTAGGTCCTAACGGTGATGGTAAGACCGACTGCGGCGCCGTGAACCCTACATTTATAACCTGGGCCAGCACGGTCGTGGACTACTCTCCTGCTAATCAGGAGATGGATAGCGGTTTTGCTAATCCGGGCAGGGCTCTCGGTCCGGTGACCGGTGATAACTTCGACATCGTCAGTCTGGGAGATCTCGATCAAGATCAAATAAATGCAGGAGAACTATCTGGATCCGTAACTCTTGGATTTGATTTACCTATAGCCAACGGCGAAGGACCGGACCTGGCAGTTTTTGAAAATGGTTTCATGGTTTCAGACACGGACAGAGTATTTGCCGAGCTAGGTTATGTAGAAGTATCCACTGACGGCATCGTCTTCGCGCGCTTCCCGTCGGTATACCAGGCTTCCGGGGAAGTAGGTGGATATGGGAATGTAGACCCCACCTATGTATACAATCTAGTAGGGAAGCACGTCAATGCTTATGGAGATTCCTGGGGTACTCCCTTTGACCTGAACAACCTTGCACAGGCACCCGAAGTGCTGAATGGGAGCGTTGACCTAAACTCCATCAACTACGTCCGAATAGTGGATATTCCAGGTAGCGGAGACTTCAAGGACTCCCGGGGCAAACCTATCTATGATGCCTGGGTTACTACGGGTTCAGGCGGATTAGATCTGGAGGCTGTTGGTGTCATCAATATTGGTGTGGTTAGTGCACCGGTGGCGAACTTTACCGCTGATGTGACCTCTGGAATCGCACCGCTTACAGTACAGTTCAATGATGAGAGTACTGGTGTAATACTTGGCTATTCCTGGGATTTCAATGACGATGGGATTGTGGATTCGACCTCACAGAACCCTGAGTTTACCTATGAGACTGCCGGTACATACACAGCCTCATTGACGGTATCCAACACCGGGGGATCGAGCACCGAAACAAAAGCCGATTACATCGTCTCCGTCCTGCCGGACTCTCCAGTAGCCGATTTCTCCGTTGATGTAAACAGTGGCGCAGCTCCGCTTACTGTGCAATTCACTGATCTTACCACCAACAATCCAATCAGCTGGGACTGGGACTTCGAGTCCGATGGCATAATCGACTCACACGAGCAGAATCCCTCCTGGACATATGATACCGCTGGTAACTATACAGTGACTCTGACCGCCTCTAACCTGGTGGATTCGGATACTGTCACCAGGGTTAATCTGACTTCGGTTGTCAATTTACCACCGATGGCTGATTTCTCAGCTGATCCGTTGATTACTTTAATAGGACACAGTGTACAGTTCACTGACCTGTCTACGAACTCTCCTACCTCCTGGCAGTGGGACTTCAACAATGACGGTGTAGTTGACAGTACGATGCAGAATCCGAACTACACATATACTACCGCAGGAACATACACTGTCAACCTTACAGTGAGCAACCCTGCAGGAAGTGGTGATGAAGTCAAGAGCGACTACATCGTCGTGTGGGAGCGGGCATCTCCGGCCAGTAATTTTACCTACACAAGCGACGGCGGTTCTGTCACCATCACTAAATATGTAGGTGCAGATGGTATTGTCATAATACCCGCAAAGATCGAGGGACTGCCTGTTACTACTATCGGCGCCAGAGCTTTCCGTGATTGCTCAGGACTGACCACAGTGATCATACCGGACAGCGTTACAACCATTGGCGATTATGCATTCCAGGGTTGCTCAGGACTGACAACTGCAACCATACCGGACAGTGTAACAACCATCAGCAAGTATGCATTCCGCAAATGCTCTGCTCTGACCACAGTGACAATCGGCAGTGGTGTCACTACTATTGGCTCCAGTGCTTTCCGTGATTGCTCAGGACTGACAACTGTAACTATACCGGACAGTGTCACAACCATCGACACCAGCGCTTTCCAGGATTGCTCTGGATTGACGACCGTAACTATCGGCAGCGGGGTTACGAGCATCGGTGGGGTTACAAGCCGCAGCACCTTTGTGTTCTCTGGCTGCTCTGCTCTGACAGTGATCGATGTCGATACCGATAACATTGCATACACTAGCATCGACGGAATTTTGTACAGCAAAGATGTCACGTCTTTGATACGATGCACGTCAGGAAAGACCGGTTCAATATCCGTACCAAAAGGCGTCACAACCATCGGTGACTACGCATTCTTCGGTTGTGCCGCTATGACAACAGTGGATATCCCGGACAGTGTTACCAGCATCGGCACCCATGCGTTCTCAGATTGCTCTGCTCTGACCGCGATCAATGTCAATATCGATAACAGTGTGTACTCCAGCACTGATGGAATCCTGTACAACAAGAACATCACAACTTTGATACGATGTCCGACAGGAAAAACCGATTCTGTAACCATTCCGGACGGTGTCACGACCATCGACTCCGATGCGTTCTACAGCTGCTCCGGACTGACCTCAGTGACCATTCCGGATGGTGTCACAACCATCGGCCCCTACGCATTCTACAGCTGCTCCGGACTGACCACAGTGATCATACCGGACAGCGTTACAACCATCGGTCATTACACATTCTATGCTTGCTCCGGACTGACCTCGGTGACCATTCCAGACGGTGTCACAACCGTCGACACCTGCACATTCAGTAGCTGCACTAACCTGACCTCGGTGAACATCGGCAGTGGTGTCACCAGCATAGGTTTCTGGTCGTTCAGGGGCTGCTCCGGACTGATAACATTGACCATCCCTGACAATGTTACCAGCATCGGTAGCAGTGCGTTCGAGGGCTGCACTGACCTTAGCTCTTTGACCATAGGAAACAGTGTCATCACTATCGATAGTAGCGCATTCAAAGGCTGCAGTGCCCTGACTTCTGTGGACATCGGAAACAATGTCACCACCATCGGCAGCAAAGCGTTCTGGGGATGTAACGCACTTCCCTCAGTAACCATCCCTGACAGCGTCACCGAAATAAGTGACAGCGCATTCCAGGGCTGCAGCGCCCTCACTTCTGTGGACATCGGAAACAATGTCACCACCATCGGCATGAGCGCATTCCGCTACTGTACCGCACTTCCCTCGGTAGCCATCCCTTGCAACGTCACCGATATCAGTAGCAGTGCTTACTCTGATTGCCCCGCTCTGGCCGCAATCAATGTCGATACCAATAACAGTGTGTACGCCAGTATTGACGGAATCCTGTACGACAAGGACATCACAACGTTGATACTATGTCCGTTAGGAAAGACCGATTCTGTAACCATCCCGGATAGTGTTACCAGCATCGGTGATGGTGCGTTCTACGGCTGCAGCGGCCTGACCTCGCTGACCCTTGGAAACAACGTTACCAGCATCGGTACCAATGCATTACGTGACTGCAGTGCCCTGACTTCGATGACTATAGGAAACAATGTCACCAGTATTGGCAGCTATGCGTTCAGGGGATGTATTGGCCTGACATCCATGACTCTGCCAGATGCCATCACCGAAATCAGCTCTATTTTCTACGGCTGTAACAACCTTAGCTCGGTGATTCTACCGAACAGCGTCACTGAAATCGGCAACAGTGCATTCCGTGGCTGCAGCGGCCTGACCTCGCTGACTATTCCGGAAAACGTTACCGAAATAGGTAGCTATGCGTTCCGCGATTGCCCTAACCTGACTTCGCTGGTATTCACTGGCAATGCTCCTTCTTCAGTGAACAGCCGTGCATTCCGCGACAGTACGAATGTGGTAGCTTACTACCAGCCGAGTGCCACCGGCTTCACAACCCCTGAGTGGGAAGGAATCCCATGCTACCCGATTCTTCCGGTACTTTCCTTCGTCCCGGAGGAAGCTGAAGTCATCGATGGCCAGACCACCGAGATTGTCATCAGCGTAGACTCACTGCCAGGTGGTCTTTCAGGCTATGAGCTTACCGTGGATATCGACGACCCGGCAATTGCCGAGATAGTGGACGTCAGTTATCCTGACTGGGTATCCATTTCCGACAACTCCAGTCTGCCAAATGGTTCTATCTACATAAAGGCAGTTGACGGAAACAATGCGATAGAAGCAGGTGCTGAGGACGTCGTACTTGCAACTCTCACTGTTACCGGAAAAGACATGGGAACTACCAACTTCACTCTTGGTGTCAAAAGGCTTGACGACGACATAGGTTCCCAGATCAATGCTACACTTGAGATAGGAACCCTCGAGGTCACCAGAACACCGATTCCAGGTCATACTAACTCTCCACGTGACCTTGACGGTGATGGACTCTACGAGGATCTCACAGGCGACGGTGTCTGCAGTTTCGTGGACGTAGAAGTACTATTCTACCAGATGGACTGGATAGAGGCAAACATGCCATCAAAGGTTGATTACAACGGCAATGGCAGGGTTGACTTCGATGATGTGGTAGCCCTGTTCGATATGGTGTGA